A genomic segment from Modestobacter roseus encodes:
- a CDS encoding RecB family exonuclease, with protein MTVTVETDQSATGPGLEAPAERTTAADATPRRPSLSPSRAADFKSCPLLYRFRTIDRLPEKKSKAAVRGTLVHTVLERLYDLPPAQRTLDAARELVAPAWDELRQEDGIAELFAPHAESAEPTGEDGVEAWLRSAGALVETYFSLEDPTRIQPDGREELVEVTLPDGLLLRGYVDRLDVAPTGALRVVDYKTGGVPREAFEAKALFQMKFYALVLWRTRGVVAAQLKLLYLKDGDALTYAPDEAELVRFERTLQAIWAAIERAVATGDFRANKSRLCGWCDHQALCPAFGGTPPPFPAEAAAAAGWRTTLPVAPV; from the coding sequence ATGACCGTGACGGTGGAGACGGACCAGTCCGCGACCGGGCCGGGGCTCGAGGCCCCGGCGGAGCGGACGACGGCGGCCGACGCCACGCCCCGGCGTCCGTCGCTGTCCCCCTCGCGCGCCGCCGACTTCAAGTCCTGCCCGCTGCTCTACCGGTTCCGCACCATCGACCGGCTGCCGGAGAAGAAGTCGAAGGCCGCGGTCCGCGGCACGCTGGTGCACACCGTGCTGGAGCGGCTCTACGACCTGCCGCCCGCGCAGCGCACCCTGGACGCCGCCCGCGAGCTGGTCGCCCCGGCGTGGGACGAGCTGCGCCAGGAGGACGGCATCGCCGAGCTCTTCGCCCCCCATGCCGAGAGCGCCGAGCCGACCGGGGAGGACGGCGTCGAGGCCTGGCTGCGCTCGGCCGGCGCGCTGGTGGAGACCTACTTCTCCCTGGAGGACCCGACCCGCATCCAGCCCGACGGCCGGGAGGAGCTGGTCGAGGTCACCCTGCCCGACGGGCTGCTGCTGCGCGGGTACGTCGACCGGCTGGACGTCGCCCCGACCGGCGCGCTGCGGGTGGTCGACTACAAGACCGGCGGCGTCCCCCGCGAGGCCTTCGAGGCGAAGGCGCTGTTCCAGATGAAGTTCTACGCGCTCGTGCTGTGGCGCACCCGCGGCGTGGTCGCCGCCCAGCTGAAGCTGCTGTACCTCAAGGACGGCGACGCCCTCACCTACGCCCCCGACGAGGCCGAGCTGGTCCGGTTCGAACGCACCCTGCAGGCGATCTGGGCGGCGATCGAGCGGGCGGTGGCCACCGGCGACTTCCGGGCCAACAAGAGCCGGCTCTGCGGCTGGTGCGACCACCAGGCGCTGTGCCCGGCGTTCGGTGGCACTCCCCCGCCGTTTCCCGCCGAGGCCGCAGCGGCCGCCGGCTGGCGCACCACGCTGCCGGTCGCGCCCGTCTGA
- a CDS encoding HAD family hydrolase, producing MTSGNGSLQPLEAVLFDMDGTLVETEHLWDRSLELLAEQLGGRMSDDVRPAMVGVSVAASLQLLYADLGVSRTDSENVADERYLVATTRAQVEAGVRYRPGARELLTAARAAGLATALVTSTERSLTDVVLGHVGAHLFDVTVCGDEVPATKPDPAPYLQAAAALGVRPTRCLVVEDSRTGAAAGLAAGATVLGVPTLQPLEPQDGLVVRETLAGLTVADLTELVLARV from the coding sequence ATGACCTCGGGGAACGGTTCGTTACAGCCGCTGGAAGCAGTGCTGTTCGACATGGACGGCACGCTGGTGGAGACCGAGCACCTGTGGGACCGCTCGCTCGAGCTGCTCGCCGAGCAGCTGGGGGGCCGGATGTCCGACGACGTCCGCCCGGCCATGGTCGGCGTCTCGGTCGCCGCGTCGCTGCAGCTGCTGTACGCCGACCTCGGCGTCTCCCGGACGGACTCCGAGAACGTGGCCGACGAGCGGTACCTGGTGGCCACCACCCGGGCGCAGGTCGAGGCCGGCGTGCGGTACCGGCCCGGCGCCCGGGAGCTGCTCACCGCGGCGCGCGCCGCCGGCCTGGCCACGGCACTGGTCACCTCCACCGAGCGGTCGTTGACCGATGTGGTGCTGGGGCACGTCGGGGCCCACCTGTTCGACGTCACCGTGTGCGGCGACGAGGTGCCGGCCACCAAGCCCGACCCCGCCCCCTACCTCCAGGCGGCCGCCGCGCTGGGCGTCCGCCCGACGCGCTGCCTCGTCGTGGAGGACTCCCGGACGGGTGCCGCCGCCGGCCTGGCCGCGGGCGCCACCGTGCTCGGCGTCCCCACGTTGCAGCCACTGGAACCACAGGACGGGCTGGTGGTCCGGGAGACGCTGGCCGGGCTGACCGTCGCGGACCTGACCGAGCTGGTCCTCGCCCGGGTCTGA
- a CDS encoding nucleotidyltransferase domain-containing protein — protein sequence MPLLASAGDLLKDARRRAGLTQAEIAERAGVTQSVISVYESGRRQPSLPVLVDLIAASGHLIDVTLVSAAREVTGPASPQPLAGPLGRRVSQHREQVHATLAARGVRLIGVFGSVARGTDGPDSDVDLLVDLPPTAGLFELGRVRADVEELLGVPVDLVPASGLKAGVRSAIAADLVEL from the coding sequence ATGCCCCTGCTCGCGTCTGCCGGTGACCTGCTCAAGGACGCCCGGCGTCGGGCGGGCCTGACCCAGGCCGAGATCGCCGAGCGAGCCGGGGTGACGCAGAGCGTGATCAGCGTCTACGAGTCCGGGCGGCGCCAGCCTTCCCTGCCCGTGCTCGTCGACCTGATCGCGGCCAGTGGCCACCTGATCGACGTGACACTGGTCTCGGCTGCGCGCGAGGTCACCGGCCCTGCGTCCCCGCAGCCCTTGGCCGGGCCGCTCGGCCGTCGCGTCTCGCAGCACCGGGAGCAGGTGCATGCGACCCTCGCCGCCCGCGGGGTCCGGCTGATCGGCGTCTTCGGGAGCGTCGCCCGGGGCACGGACGGCCCGGACAGTGACGTGGACCTGCTCGTCGACCTCCCGCCTACTGCTGGTCTCTTCGAACTCGGACGGGTGCGTGCGGACGTGGAGGAGCTTCTTGGCGTCCCGGTCGACCTCGTCCCGGCCAGCGGGTTGAAGGCCGGCGTGCGGTCAGCGATCGCCGCCGACCTGGTCGAGCTGTGA
- a CDS encoding HepT-like ribonuclease domain-containing protein gives MSRHDRQRLLDVLAALDAISGHMSRGDLADGLVFDAVRVRLIEVGEAVKALPPRLLATEPDLPWSEIARMRDHLAHRYFDTTHAIVASTVTNDLPVLRAAVGRLLAQTDGT, from the coding sequence GTGAGCCGGCACGACCGTCAGCGGCTGCTGGACGTCCTGGCGGCGCTCGATGCCATCTCGGGGCACATGAGCCGGGGCGACCTGGCCGACGGGCTGGTCTTCGACGCCGTCCGGGTCCGGCTGATCGAGGTCGGCGAGGCGGTGAAGGCGCTGCCACCACGGTTGCTGGCCACCGAGCCGGACCTGCCCTGGTCCGAGATCGCCCGGATGCGCGATCACCTGGCACACCGCTACTTCGACACCACCCACGCGATCGTGGCGAGCACGGTGACGAACGACCTCCCGGTGCTCCGGGCCGCTGTGGGCCGACTGCTGGCGCAGACCGACGGGACGTGA